In Melitaea cinxia chromosome Z, ilMelCinx1.1, whole genome shotgun sequence, a single window of DNA contains:
- the LOC123668576 gene encoding calpain-C, whose product MTDYERIKASCLQRRELWEDPDFPAVQPSVFYHQVPPFTFEWKRAKELYTNPKFILDSSDTFDVVTGRLGDKWLLSCVGVLYLCKGLFYRVVPADQRIDSNYAGVFRFRLWWCGQWVEVLVDDRLPTVHGKLAFMHCSHSEQLWPALLEKAYAKMHGSYEALKYGNLLDCLADLTGGITESLNVADLKDAAALHNLMKTTSVVTAYRLPNAVSHSVKSIESGMNYRLYNVERIETIDGPVYLVRLARPLAPGDTHITHFILDHASWSSISVHERERLTSTTKGFWMLYNDFTSMFSRVEMVHLDAETSKAETSLTDKQKWQVKSHQGRWKKGVTAGGCRNHVNFFHMNPQIQILLNEPDTVIISLNQHSIMEPKVIGFSIYKIPKTLTETASPLFFKKTKSSINSQYTNSRQVSERCSLDAGAYLVIPTTFEPRQEANFSLRVYSIKQLKMRVLDCTPQMLKAAVLKAPPGVESTSFAQYESQFLQLADEHKTINAFELQELLERCLPNDYIKSCATIETCRQIVLSMEKDGSGRITLSDFKDLICSLKHWQVVFRAHAPEKMSVLKIEKFRDALRDVGFVIPERALSLLVLKYMRKDGMLRFGDFVSAVVLLHRAFLAEVGFDMLMLG is encoded by the exons GAACTGTACACAAACCCTAAGTTTATACTTGACAGCAGCGATACTTTCGACGTAGTAACCGGCAGACTTG GAGACAAATGGCTGTTATCGTGCGTTGGAGTCTTATATCTATGCAAAGGTCTTTTCTATAGAGTTGTACCCGCGGACCAAAGAATAGACTCTAATTATGCAGGCGTTTTCAG ATTTCGACTATGGTGGTGTGGACAGTGGGTGGAAGTTTTGGTAGATGACAGGCTTCCGACAGTACATGGAAAACTGGCGTTCATGCATTGTAGTCATTCAGAACAGCTCTGGCCAGCTTTATTGGAAAAAGCTTATGCGaa AATGCATGGTTCTTACGAAGCACTTAAATACGGCAATCTCCTGGACTGCCTGGCAGATCTCACGGGAGGTATAACAGAGTCGCTGAACGTTGCAGATCTTAAGGACGCCGCCGCCCTTCACAACTTAATGAAAACAACGAGTGTTGTTACAGCGTATAGATTACCAAAT gCAGTATCTCATTCCGTTAAAAGTATAGAATCGGGTATGAATTACAGACTTTATAACGTGGAAAGG ATAGAAACAATAGATGGACCAGTATATCTAGTGAGATTAGCTAGACCATTAGCGCCGGGAGACACGCATatcacacattttattttagacCATGCAAG TTGGAGTTCCATATCAGTCCACGAACGTGAACGTCTAACATCGACAACAAAAGGTTTCTGGATGTTGTACAATGACTTCACATCAATGTTTTCACGAGTAGAAATGGTACATTTAGACGCAGAAACGAGTAAAGCTGAAACTTCGCTAACTGACAAACAGAAGTGGCAAGTAAAGAGTCATCAAGGGCGGTGGAAGAAAGGCGTTACGGCTGGTGGTTGTAGAAATCACGTTA attTCTTCCACATGAATCCACAAATACAAATCTTATTAAACGAACCAGACACTGTGATCATATCACTAAACCAACACAGTATCATGGAACCCAAAGTTATAGGATTCAGTATTTATAAGATTCCAAAAACATTGACTGAAACGGCGTCACCCTTATTTTTCAAGAAAACCAAGAGCTCCATCAATTCACAGTACACGAACAGCAGGCAAGTCAGTGAAAG ATGTAGCCTCGACGCGGGCGCCTATTTAGTGATACCGACAACATTTGAACCAAGACAGGAAGCAAACTTTTCATTAAGAGTCTATTCCATAAAACAACTTAAAATGAGAGTATTAGATTGCACACCGCAAATGTTGAAAGCAGCAGTGCTTAAGGCGCCTCCTGGTGTTGAATCAACTAGCTTTGCTCAGTATGAATCGCAATTCCTTCAGCTAGCAGACGAACATAAAACCATAAACGCTTTCGAATTGCAAGAACTCCTCGAAAGATGTTTACCCAATGACTACATCAAAAGCTGTGCGACAATAGAGACGTGCAGGCAAATCGTATTGTCGATGGAA aaAGATGGTTCCGGCCGTATAACTCTCTCCGACTTCAAGGACCTTATTTGTAGTCTAAAGCATTGGCAAGTTGTTTTCCGAGCACACGCACCAGAAAAAATGAGTGttcttaaaattgaaaaatttcgtGATGCTCTGCGTGACGTTGGTTTTGTTATACCAGAGCGAGCGTTGTCTCTACTGGTTCTAAAGTATATGAGAAAAGACGGCATGTTGCGATTTGGTGATTTCGTCTCGGCAGTTGTACTCCTTCATAGAGCTTTTC tggCTGAGGTCGGCTTTGACATGCTGATGTTAGGATAA
- the LOC123668577 gene encoding succinate dehydrogenase assembly factor 3, mitochondrial, translated as MKFFKMFAADHALRVRMLYKLIFRVHRAMPAELRILGDNYAREEFKRHKNCNPQEASIFLHEWTNYAIKLAKQTKPLHQAKKKTLGKYLDPKILDYMTDEQLVQLYELHKATSLQSDDPKQINVTNKNNNDR; from the exons atgaaatttttcaaaatgtttgCTGCAGACCATGCATTACGAGTAAGAatgttgtataaattaatttttcgtgTGCATCGAGCCATGCCTGCTGAACTCCGGATATTAGGTGATAACTATGCAAGAGAAGAATTCAAGAGACATAAAAATTGCAACCCGCAAGAAGCTAGTATTTTTCTTCATGAATGGACT aattatgCAATCAAGTTAGCAAAACAGACGAAGCCTTTGCATCAGGCTAAAAAGAAAACTCTTGGAAAATATTTGGACCCAAAAATCTTAGACTATATGACTGATGAACAGTTAGTTCAGTTGTATGAACTACATAAGGCTACCTCGCTGCAGTCTGATGATCCCAAACAAATCAACGTTaccaataaaaacaataatgatagatag